Genomic window (bacterium):
CGAGATGCCGTCCAACCCACCGCTCGTCGATCGTGAGGAGTTGCGTCGCCACAGTGGGTGGTTTATCGCCCTGGGGGTCGTCCTAATCCTCCTTGGCGTTATCGCCATTGCATATGACGTGTTCGCCACCATCGCATCCGTCCTGGTGTTTGGCTGGCTTCTCGTGATTGGGGGCGTCGTCGAGATTGTGCATGGCGTCCGAACCCATCGATGGGGCGGCTTCTTTCTGCACCTCCTAGCCGGGCTGCTGTTTCTCGTGGCTGGCCTGCTGTTCGTCGCTAATCCACTGGTCGGTGCCTTGTCGTTGACGCTGTTCCTGGGGGCGTTCTTCCTGGTTGGCGGGGTGTTCGAGGTGGTCGGGGCACTCCGTCTCCGGGCGGCGCACTGGACGTGGGCGGTGTTGGGCGGAGTGATCACAGCTGTGTTGGGGCTGATGTTGTGGACGCAGTGGCCCCGGTCAGGATTATGGTTCATCGGCTTTGCCGTCGGCATCAGCATGATCTTCCGCGGCTGGGCATGGGTGATGCTTGGGACGCTAACGCGGCGGGACGTGGAGGTGGCCGGAAAGCCGCGCGCCGCGTGATCGACCGAACTACGGGATTTTAACGGAAGCCAACTGGAGACCTTGAGCTCCGCCAGGTGCTGAGGGCCACGCAGAACTGTCGATGCCTTGTGATCGATCCAATGAGCCCTACACACGTGCGGTCTTTGTAGAGCGCCATGATTCAGACCCTCCCGGAGTCGGTGTCTTTCAACCGGGGCCGCCTCCTCTAGGAGCCGGACTACGCAAACAGCAGATCCGCCGTTATCGGGAGTTCTGGCGGTGTTGTGGGGGGAGGAAGGAGATGATGCCAGGGATTCGCTGGGTGCTGGCGGCCGCTCTCCGTTGCAGTGAGGATGAGGTGATCGGGCCTATTATGATCGCTGGCAAGCACAGCTCCTGCGGGGATGGTGAGGGACGCCCCCAGAACCAACGCTGCGAGGATCTTTTTCATTGTTGCTCCCTTCTTGCGTTGGGATGGCTTTGGATGATGGAGGGGTGGGTGAGTACCCACCCCTCAACGAGCACTTCCCCCCCTGGATTTGCTTTACTTTGTGGTCCTAGCGGGGGGCCGCAGCCAGCTTCGGTACGTATGGAGCTAGCTTGTTGAAGATGTCCTCACGGACAATCCCATATTTCTCGTGGACCTTAGTGACAAGGAGTTCCCCATCTCCATTTATGGCCTGCACTT
Coding sequences:
- a CDS encoding HdeD family acid-resistance protein translates to MPSNPPLVDREELRRHSGWFIALGVVLILLGVIAIAYDVFATIASVLVFGWLLVIGGVVEIVHGVRTHRWGGFFLHLLAGLLFLVAGLLFVANPLVGALSLTLFLGAFFLVGGVFEVVGALRLRAAHWTWAVLGGVITAVLGLMLWTQWPRSGLWFIGFAVGISMIFRGWAWVMLGTLTRRDVEVAGKPRAA